CGTTTTTTGGAAAATTGGTCGAAATTATAGCCTCTAAGAAATTGTACCTGTTCCCAGTTATAAACAACAATCATAAGAGCTTGCGATCCAGGATCCTTGACAACAAAATTAAATTCTTCATTCCACTCGGGATTCAAGTTTTTGAATTTGACAGTAGTTTTCTTAGATGGAAGTACATTCTTAGTAAGTTTCAGTTGTACATATGGATCAGAAGCACCAAAAATATTCTTCTCTTCAAGTTTCATTGCCCTCACAACCTTCACATGTAGAATTCCAACGGGCCTTTTCATGGCGGCTCTGCCAAATTAAACATTGATAATAACATGTGAATAACTAGAATATGACCAATTACAATTTGCTACTTATATGAGAAATACCAAGAAAAGTTCCAGTGaaacatattatatttcaaGAATAAACTTGTTAGAGGTTTTATATAGAGAAGAAAATGATTTTTAGAAAATGGCCTCAAGTAATTTGTGACCTGAATGATAAGCTAGGAAGTATTTGGATGTGCGTTTTGAAagttatatttgattttgagcAACCAGAATCAGAACGGTTGTATAacatgtgtgaaatcgagtttgGACGTGCTTTTGCATTTTGAAATTGCAATACCTCTTTTCAGTATTGTCGGATCAATTTTGGAAACAAAAATCCAACCAATTCAAATTAGATATCAGAGATCAACTAAAACTTACTTTGCAGGGTCGAGTACAGGTTCCGCAAGTGTTTTAGGCCACAAATACGTACTTGCAACCTGAGTATTATTAATTCCCTGAGCACAAAAATGTGGGTGAGAACATACAAGTCCAATCTCCATTCTAAACTTGgaataactcttttttttttctttctaaatttgGAATAACTTTAACTCAGCTGTACATACCCGGTCAGATCTATACAAGCCAGGGACAGACATGAGGTCGGCCCCTAGCAGTTTTAGCCCAAAATCTACATGAAGTATAATACGGATGGTTCCATAGAAAGATTCAAGCTCAGATTATTGGTTAGAGGTTCTAGTCAAAAGGATCGGTAGAACTTCAAACATACATTTTCTCGTGTTACTAAGTTAACTATATTTAGAGTTTTAGCTGACATTGCCACTGCAAAGAGTTTTAATCTCCATAAGGATATACCAAGGCTAAACGTCGCCAGTTTTAAAAGCTAAGCAAGTCTCTTTATGGTCTAAACAAGATTCCAGGTAGTGGAATCGTAGCATGAGTATTCCCTGTTTGTTTAAGCCAATGATGCTAAATTTACAGCTGCTTTAGTTGATCACAGGAGATTGTGAACCTGATATTATTGAGCTTAAGTAGGCTTTAGATATATGCTAAGTTTACTAAGTTTTCAAAATTGGGGTTAGCTATATACTTAATGAAAATTGAGACTTGCATAACTAAAATTGTACTTACCTTAAGTAAATGAAGTACATTATTCACTTGTTAAAAGATTGATGGTCTCATGGTAGCTAAAACTGTTTCTTCCACTTTGCGTCAATATTTAAAGTTGTCACTTCACAAAGGACCTTTTCTTTCTAATCCAAATCATATAGAAGGTTGGTTAAGAGATTGTTTTTACTTACTATGACTGAAACGGATATTACTTACAGTCTTCAACATCTTAGTTTGTTTCTAGTCCATTACACCATCATATGCAAGCTGCTATTGAAAGGGTTTGtatgtaaatgttttataagtatAAACTTGTTCCATACAGGCTGATGTATAATACATATAGATACAAGTATTTGAACTTACAATCATTTCTTCAAGTTTCTGTAACACCAAACCCATGGAGGGTCGTTGTTCCCGATTATTGTGCAAGCACTCAATTGCAATCGTTGAAAATGTATTCAAGGAATCTGGATCCACTTCAATCTTCAGACATGGATCAATAATCTCGTGCAGCCTTCCTTCTTTGTAATAGCGTTTGGCTAGGTGGGCTAGAAATCCTTGTTCGCTATTCACATTTACGAAGCTCAACGTCCCACATAAGACTTCAAACATTACGACTCCAAATGAATAAACATCTGACTCTTTAGTTAGTATCCCAGTATGCAGATATTCCGGATCACAATAACCATGCGTGCCAGAAACATTAGTAATAATAAAACTGACATTTTCATGTGCGCGACTTATCAAGGAAAGACCAAAATCCGCAATCATAGCTTTCCAATCATGACTTAAAAGAATATTTGCACTCTTTATGTCCCTGTGGATGACTCTACGGTCTTGCGCAACATGGTTATGCAAATAGTCCAAACCGCGGGCTGCATCAATGCATATATTGATCCTTTGCAACCAAGTTAGTTGAACGGTTGATTCACCCTTGGTTAGGTATTTATCGAGGCTTCCGCGCTCTGCATATTCATAAACTAGCATCTTTTCACCGTTTTCTTCGCAGAAACCAAGCAGGGAGACTAAGTTTGGATGTTTAAAACGAGATAGCAACTCAATCTCCCTTAAAAACTCCTTCAACCCTTGACCGGAAATGTTACTATCTAGTCGCTTTATCGCAACTGAGGTAAGTTTATTAGAAAGTAAGAGTTCCCCTTTGTAAACCAAGCCATAACCGCCCTTCCCAATGACTGTTGTGAAACTTTTGGTGGCATCTTGTATATCTTGAAAAGGTATACAAAGGTGCTCTGACTCTTTAATAAAATGGGTTATCTTGGAATTGGAAGAGGAAGACATGAAGAGAAACAGAAGGGggaaaggtttttttttttttttctgtcgAGCTAGAGATCAATATGTACAGACTGATTTCAACGTCACGTAGATCCAAGAAAATGTATTGTTAGTTTATTACTAAAAAAGTCAACTCCATCACAAATTCCAGTGCGGAGCCACTTTGGACTGAGAGTGAGCCAAGGCCCATCCTAAGTATACTAGTGACATTCATATTTTATACATAGTCTGTATTTTGATCTATCTTATCATCTTGGCCCATCCCATATAAGaagtttcaattttcaaaaaccaAGTCAGTCAAACGTTTGGTCGCCTTATatctataaatgtttttttttttaaaggaaatgtTACAAGTCACGAAAACTAAAAGGTAAAAACAACCTATGTAATGTACCTATATACTTTCAAATATAAAGTAGATCGTCTTCCAtgaaacaaaagttaaaaacaattgTGTTTTACAATAATGATTGGTTTATACTCATTATATAAGACTAAAAGCATCAAAATAAgctataatatgtatatttctTAGACCGCTTTTACTTGTTTTCTGTAGATAATAACATCatgtttttcttcaaaaataaattGTTGACTTGTTAACTGTTTTCATTCTTTGTAGAGGTTGTTATAATGATTTTGTTCAACTACAATCATGTTATTGGCTTGGTATTGTTTGGAGTTCTATTACTCGATATATATTCTATTGTCGTTATTTGTTAGCGATATGTCTGATATTTATTAACTAAATGATGTTGCGGTATCACCATTGTTCGGCTAGTGTTCACTAAAAAACGAGAATTTGGCCCTTCCTAAGTCAAATTTCTGCCTTCGTCACCGACAAATTCTACACATTTTCCGcgttaaaaatataaagatactGACTAAACAGCCTAGACTGGCTTtgca
The Erigeron canadensis isolate Cc75 chromosome 2, C_canadensis_v1, whole genome shotgun sequence DNA segment above includes these coding regions:
- the LOC122589243 gene encoding probable receptor-like protein kinase At5g20050: MSSSSNSKITHFIKESEHLCIPFQDIQDATKSFTTVIGKGGYGLVYKGELLLSNKLTSVAIKRLDSNISGQGLKEFLREIELLSRFKHPNLVSLLGFCEENGEKMLVYEYAERGSLDKYLTKGESTVQLTWLQRINICIDAARGLDYLHNHVAQDRRVIHRDIKSANILLSHDWKAMIADFGLSLISRAHENVSFIITNVSGTHGYCDPEYLHTGILTKESDVYSFGVVMFEVLCGTLSFVNVNSEQGFLAHLAKRYYKEGRLHEIIDPCLKIEVDPDSLNTFSTIAIECLHNNREQRPSMGLVLQKLEEMIGINNTQVASTYLWPKTLAEPVLDPAKAAMKRPVGILHVKVVRAMKLEEKNIFGASDPYVQLKLTKNVLPSKKTTVKFKNLNPEWNEEFNFVVKDPGSQALMIVVYNWEQVGKHEKMGMNVVPLKEVTPDEEKVMTLELLKNMDPYDAQNEKSRGQIIIELSYKPFTIDEVPTDDEDENAIEMAPDGTPVGGGLLVVKILHANDLEGKHHTNPYVCVLFRGEERKTKLVKKNRDPIWGEEFAFILEEPPTNDRIHFEVVSTSSRMGLIHPKETLGYVDIQLADVVSNKRINGKYNLTDSRNGTLQVELQWRTSS